Below is a genomic region from Isosphaeraceae bacterium EP7.
ACCGGATCGACCTCGGCTGCGACCCGGGCGGACCCTGGGGCGGGGTTACTGACACCGTGAAGGCCCTGGTCGACGCCGGCCACCGCGTCTCGGTCGACAGCTTCGACCCCACCGAGGTCGACCAAGCCACCCGCGCCGGCGCCGACCTCGTCCTCAGCGTTAACGCCAGCAACCGCGAACACGCCCAGGGCTGGGGCGTCGAGGTCGTGGTCCTTCCCGATCGCCCGGGGACCCTGGACGGGCTCGATGAGACGGTCGACTTCCTCCTCGGACGCGGCGTCCCGTTCCGCATCGACCCGATCCTCGAGCCGATCGGCTTCGGCTTCGCGTCCTCTCTGGGCCGCTATCTGGAGACCCGCCGCCGCTATCCGACGTTCCCGCTGATGATGGGCGTCGGCAACCTCACCGAGCTCACCGACGTCGATTCCGCTGGCATCAACACTCTGCTCATCGGCTTCTGCCAGGAGCTTGCGATCGGCAGCGTGCTGACCACCGCCGTCATCAACTGGGCGCGATCCTCGGTCAAGGAGATCGACCTGGCGCGCCGACTCGCCTACCACGCCGTCCGGTTCAAGACCCTCCCCAAGCGGATCGAGCCCCGGCTCGTGATGCTCAGGGACCCTCGGGTCCCGGCGTTCGGCCCAGAACGACTGGCCGATCTGGCCCGCGGAATCAAAGACCCCAACTGGCGGATCTTCGCCGAGGATGGCAAAATCCATGCGATGAGCAACGCAGGGCACCACTCCTCCGACGACCCGTTCGTCCTCTTCGAGCTGATGGGCATCGACGACCCTTCGCACGCCTTCTATCTGGGCTACGAGCTGATGAAGGCCAAGACCGCCCTGACCCTGAGCAAGGCCTACCGCCAGGACCAGGCGCTCCACTGGGGGTTCCTCACCGAGCCCGAGGTGAGCCACCGGGGCCGAGGCAAGGCCGGGCCCCCCACCACCGGCGAGTCGCCCCCGTGATCCTCGAAGGCATCGTCACGACCCTCGACCTCGACGGCACCCTGAACATCGCGCCCATGGGGCCGCAGGTCGACGCCTCGGGCGACATGGCCCGCTTCACCCTCCGTCCATTCCGGTCGTCAACCACCTATCGCAACCTCAAGGCGAGCGGGCAGGGGGTCCTGCACGTCGTCGACGACGTCCTCCTGCTGGCACGGGCCGCGATCG
It encodes:
- a CDS encoding DUF6513 domain-containing protein, translating into MAEPSDTDPPRILFVTGRLAEFALRQVVEDLGPRVGFRPEVAVLPISVAALMPPRWVARHLVVPEGTARVILPGHCRGDLTPVLALAHGANVEVGPEDLRELPAYFGQVDPNLARYGAFDIEILAEINHAPRLSLDQILRQARAFADEGADRIDLGCDPGGPWGGVTDTVKALVDAGHRVSVDSFDPTEVDQATRAGADLVLSVNASNREHAQGWGVEVVVLPDRPGTLDGLDETVDFLLGRGVPFRIDPILEPIGFGFASSLGRYLETRRRYPTFPLMMGVGNLTELTDVDSAGINTLLIGFCQELAIGSVLTTAVINWARSSVKEIDLARRLAYHAVRFKTLPKRIEPRLVMLRDPRVPAFGPERLADLARGIKDPNWRIFAEDGKIHAMSNAGHHSSDDPFVLFELMGIDDPSHAFYLGYELMKAKTALTLSKAYRQDQALHWGFLTEPEVSHRGRGKAGPPTTGESPP